Proteins from one Planctomyces sp. SH-PL62 genomic window:
- the rpsB gene encoding 30S ribosomal protein S2 has translation MSLVVKDLIDAGVHFGHRASRWNPKMKPYIYGKRNLIHIIDLKETVRGLLRATKYFHKVASQNGLILFVGTKRQASETLVEECTRSGMPYVTERWLGGTLTNFRTIRSRLERLEELETILDGEQAASYSKKMISTLTRERRKIERNLSGIRNMTRLPEALLVVDPRREHIAVAEARKLGVKVVALLDTDCDPDLVDLPVPANDDSMRSIELLIKRLNDAIIEGKAIAPDLPPQVEEREERGPRRGRDDRGGRRGPGGPRDGIRMGGGGGSGPVPRRAPDRPRSRLRPPSPPPRSPKRPRPSTRPRPPTQPLSPRRLPSPKRPRPSSRPRPLSSSPPSRRPPSRRTRPRPPSRPAKAPDPRPARVRHRTINRPPSPRRRPAPRAVPIPPIGQPIRFDGPSTDASRDRSDARHPPHRSARSHESTESKRRVPEWPRSRLRLSMSSARRPDWA, from the coding sequence GTGTCTTTGGTCGTCAAAGATCTGATCGACGCCGGCGTACACTTCGGCCACCGGGCCAGCCGCTGGAACCCGAAGATGAAGCCGTACATCTACGGCAAGCGCAACCTGATCCACATCATCGACTTGAAGGAGACGGTGCGCGGGCTGCTTCGCGCCACCAAGTACTTCCACAAGGTCGCCTCGCAGAACGGGCTGATCCTGTTCGTCGGAACCAAGCGGCAGGCTTCCGAGACGCTCGTCGAGGAATGCACCCGCAGCGGCATGCCCTACGTCACCGAGCGTTGGCTGGGCGGCACGCTGACCAACTTCCGGACGATCCGCAGCCGGCTGGAACGGCTTGAGGAGCTGGAGACGATCCTCGACGGCGAGCAGGCCGCGAGCTACTCCAAGAAGATGATCTCCACGCTCACCCGCGAGCGTCGGAAGATCGAGCGTAACCTCAGCGGCATCCGCAACATGACGCGGCTCCCCGAGGCCCTGCTGGTGGTCGACCCGCGTCGCGAGCACATCGCCGTCGCCGAGGCCCGCAAGCTGGGCGTCAAGGTCGTCGCGCTCCTGGACACGGACTGCGATCCGGACCTGGTCGACCTGCCGGTCCCGGCCAACGACGACAGCATGCGGTCGATCGAGCTGCTGATCAAGCGGCTGAACGACGCGATCATCGAGGGCAAGGCCATCGCCCCCGACCTGCCGCCGCAGGTGGAAGAGCGCGAGGAGCGCGGCCCGCGTCGCGGCCGTGACGACCGTGGCGGTCGCCGTGGACCCGGCGGTCCCCGCGACGGCATCCGCATGGGCGGCGGCGGCGGCAGCGGCCCCGTCCCCCGTCGGGCCCCGGACAGGCCCCGGTCCCGGCTCCGGCCCCCGTCGCCCCCGCCCCGGTCGCCGAAGCGGCCCCGGCCGTCGACGCGGCCCCGGCCGCCGACGCAGCCCCTGTCGCCGAGGCGGCTCCCGTCGCCGAAGCGGCCCCGGCCGTCGAGTCGGCCCCGGCCCCTGTCGAGCAGCCCGCCGAGTCGGCGTCCGCCGAGCCGAAGGACGAGGCCCCGGCCGCCGAGCCGACCGGCGAAGGCGCCTGACCCTCGCCCCGCGAGGGTCCGCCATCGGACCATCAACCGGCCGCCGTCTCCGCGACGGCGGCCGGCCCCTCGCGCCGTCCCGATCCCCCCGATCGGCCAGCCGATCCGTTTCGACGGTCCTTCGACCGACGCTTCCCGGGATCGATCGGACGCGCGACACCCCCCGCACAGATCCGCTCGAAGCCACGAGTCGACCGAAAGCAAGAGGAGAGTTCCCGAATGGCCGCGATCACGGCTCAGGTTGTCAATGAGTTCCGCAAGAAGACCGGACTGGGCCTGA
- a CDS encoding translation elongation factor Ts: protein MAAITAQVVNEFRKKTGLGLMECKKLLTEADGDLAKAETLAKERGLKQAELRAGRAATAGRVEAYIHHDSKSGVLVELNCETDFVARNDEFKQLAKDLALHVMAVNPKYVRREDVPADAVAEQKRIFISQVADKPEAIQEKIAVGKLDSWYAESVLMDQPFIRDDTKSVKDVIMAVNARVGENISIARFARFIVGEAR, encoded by the coding sequence ATGGCCGCGATCACGGCTCAGGTTGTCAATGAGTTCCGCAAGAAGACCGGACTGGGCCTGATGGAGTGCAAGAAGCTCCTGACCGAGGCCGACGGCGACCTGGCCAAGGCCGAAACCCTGGCCAAGGAGCGTGGGCTCAAGCAGGCCGAACTTCGCGCCGGGCGCGCCGCCACCGCCGGCCGCGTCGAGGCGTACATCCACCACGACTCGAAGTCGGGCGTCCTGGTCGAGCTGAACTGCGAGACCGACTTCGTCGCCCGCAACGACGAGTTCAAGCAGCTCGCCAAGGACCTCGCCCTGCACGTCATGGCGGTCAACCCCAAGTACGTCCGCCGCGAGGACGTGCCGGCCGACGCCGTCGCCGAGCAGAAGCGGATCTTCATCAGCCAGGTGGCCGACAAGCCCGAGGCCATCCAGGAGAAGATCGCCGTCGGCAAGCTCGACTCGTGGTACGCCGAGTCGGTCCTGATGGACCAGCCGTTCATCCGAGACGACACGAAGAGCGTCAAGGACGTCATCATGGCCGTCAACGCCCGCGTCGGCGAGAACATCTCGATCGCCCGCTTCGCCCGCTTCATCGTCGGCGAGGCTCGCTGA
- the pyrH gene encoding UMP kinase: MDSPASTERPAFRRILLKLSGESFCRPGEGGISVEEVSRIARQVTRVASLGVEIAIVVGGGNILRGAQLSRGSDVIKEATAHYMGMTATVINGLALQDALESLGCETRLQTTIRMDEIAEPFIRRRALSHLAKGRVVVLATGTGSPFVTTDTAAALRGKELGVDVLMKATRVDGVYSADPEKNPHALLYESLSYDQVLRDELKVMDMTAIGMCMENRLPILVFNFKKEGNIQRAVCGEPIGTWVGVSPRPRAGAAASA, encoded by the coding sequence ATGGACTCCCCCGCCTCGACCGAGCGCCCCGCCTTCCGACGCATCCTCCTGAAGCTCTCCGGCGAGAGCTTCTGCCGCCCCGGCGAGGGGGGGATCAGCGTGGAGGAGGTCAGCCGGATCGCCCGCCAGGTGACGCGGGTCGCCTCGCTCGGCGTCGAGATCGCCATCGTCGTCGGCGGCGGCAACATCCTCCGCGGCGCCCAGCTCAGCCGGGGCTCGGACGTCATCAAGGAGGCGACCGCCCACTACATGGGGATGACGGCCACCGTCATCAACGGCCTGGCCCTCCAGGACGCGCTCGAGAGCCTGGGCTGCGAGACCCGGCTCCAGACCACGATCCGGATGGACGAGATCGCCGAGCCGTTCATCCGCCGCCGGGCGCTCTCCCACCTGGCCAAGGGCCGCGTCGTCGTCCTGGCGACCGGGACCGGCAGCCCGTTCGTCACCACCGACACCGCCGCCGCCCTCCGCGGCAAGGAGTTGGGGGTCGACGTCCTCATGAAGGCCACCCGCGTCGACGGCGTCTACTCGGCCGACCCCGAGAAGAACCCCCACGCCCTGCTCTACGAGTCCCTCTCGTACGACCAGGTGCTCCGCGACGAGCTCAAGGTCATGGACATGACGGCCATCGGCATGTGCATGGAGAACCGGCTGCCGATCCTCGTGTTCAACTTCAAGAAGGAAGGGAACATCCAGCGGGCCGTCTGCGGCGAGCCGATCGGCACCTGGGTCGGCGTCTCCCCCCGGCCTCGGGCCGGCGCGGCGGCCTCCGCCTGA
- the frr gene encoding ribosome recycling factor: MSIEEIALEAEDRMEKSVTLLIDQLRGIRTGRANVGLVESVRVEYYGSFTPLKQLANLSTPEPQQILIRPFDPSVVGDIIRAIQVSELGLTPNSDGKAVRLNIPPLSVEQRKKLVGRVKDLAEEARVSIRNIRRDANKQGDQEQTDKILTEDDLTTCKEEIQALTKKFEGKVNDLAEKKSAEILES; encoded by the coding sequence ATGAGCATCGAAGAAATCGCCCTCGAAGCCGAAGATCGGATGGAGAAGAGCGTCACCCTGCTGATCGACCAGCTCCGGGGCATCCGCACCGGGAGGGCCAACGTGGGGCTCGTCGAATCGGTCCGGGTCGAGTACTACGGCTCGTTCACCCCGCTCAAGCAGCTTGCGAACCTGAGCACGCCCGAGCCCCAGCAGATCCTGATCCGCCCCTTCGACCCCTCCGTCGTCGGCGACATCATCCGGGCCATCCAGGTCAGCGAGCTGGGCCTCACCCCCAACTCCGACGGCAAGGCCGTCCGCCTGAACATCCCCCCGCTCTCCGTCGAGCAGCGCAAGAAGCTCGTCGGTCGCGTCAAGGACCTCGCCGAGGAGGCCCGCGTCTCGATCCGCAACATCCGCCGAGACGCCAACAAGCAGGGCGACCAGGAGCAGACCGACAAGATCCTCACCGAGGACGACCTCACCACCTGCAAGGAAGAGATCCAGGCCCTCACCAAGAAGTTCGAGGGCAAGGTCAACGACCTCGCCGAGAAGAAGTCCGCCGAGATCCTCGAATCCTGA